The Halictus rubicundus isolate RS-2024b chromosome 6, iyHalRubi1_principal, whole genome shotgun sequence genome contains the following window.
TCAACTTGTACAAGCTGGAAACAAGAGGCGAAGAAAATGTTACAAACGAGAATCCAGTGATTGCCGGATCTATTGGACCGTATGGCGCCTGCTTGCACGATGCCTCCGAGTATACTGGTAAATACTGTTCGTCCGTGTCCGAGAAGATTCTTATGGACTGGCACAGGCCTCGTATCGATAAATTGATTGCCAGTGGCATCGACATACTGGCAATAGAAACAATACCTTGTAAACGAGAAGCGGATGCTCTGGTTACTCTCCTAAAAGAATATCCGAACACCAAAGCATGGTTGTCCTTTTCTTGTCGCGACGATGGACAGAGCATAGCCGACGGATCTAGTTTCCACGATGTTGTCACCGGATGTTATAAAAAAGCTTCGCCTGGACAGATTTTGGCAATTGGCGTGAACTGCATCGCACCGCAAAGTGTGACACCTTTGTTGAAAGCAATCAACGGAAATCAACGTAAAGAAGAATTCATGCCTCTCGTAGTATATCCTAACAGCGGTGATAAATATACGGTGGAATCCGGATGGATAAAAAAGCAAGGGGGATACACTTTACATCAATTTGTACACGAATGGTTGAATTTGGGTGTGAAATATGTAGGTGGATGTTGTAGGACAAATGCCGAAGATATAAAACAAGTACGGGCCGCGGTGAAAGCCTGGCAGAACAACTGAAAAACAAAGTTTGGATTTGTCGTCTAACATGCGTACACAGTTTTaatacacacgcacacgcacgcgcACGCGCACACGCTcacacaaacaaaaaaaaagagaatccATTATCAAGATATATTATTTG
Protein-coding sequences here:
- the LOC143354845 gene encoding betaine-homocysteine S-methyltransferase; this translates as MSTTIKVLDGGFSTQLATHVGDIIDGDPLWTAGFLVTNPNAIISTHLDFLKAGAEIILTNTYQASIDGFSKYIGLTEEESLNLFCKAVDYAREAVNLYKLETRGEENVTNENPVIAGSIGPYGACLHDASEYTGKYCSSVSEKILMDWHRPRIDKLIASGIDILAIETIPCKREADALVTLLKEYPNTKAWLSFSCRDDGQSIADGSSFHDVVTGCYKKASPGQILAIGVNCIAPQSVTPLLKAINGNQRKEEFMPLVVYPNSGDKYTVESGWIKKQGGYTLHQFVHEWLNLGVKYVGGCCRTNAEDIKQVRAAVKAWQNN